The genome window TCAACATGTTCCAGGGCCTTCTGTCAGGACGAAAGACCAGCCCGGCGGAAATCCTCGACCTCACATCCCTTGACGTTCCCATCGGCGTCAGTTTCGACGTGGAGGTGAAGAACAACACGAAGGCCCGGCTCCAGTTCCGGGATCTCGCCTATGATTTCTCTATTAACGACGCGAAGATTCTTGCCGGCACCACCGGCAGGACCACCAACGAGGGGAACCGCTCCGTCATACGGATAGCCAACACGTTCAGCTCCAAGGCCCTGGGAAAGTCAATCGTGAATTTCCTGACAAACCGTACCGGCGCGTACCAGTTCAAGGGCTATTCCAGCGTCAAGCTTCCGGACGAGATAAAGATGTCGCCGCTCAAGCTGGATTTCAACGAGAAGGGGCAGTTCGCGATCAAGTAATCGGGAGTGATAGGCACGCAATTGGGCGCCATGGATATTTCCTTTGAGACGAGAAGCCTGTTCATAATACCGCCGCTGCTGTCACTGGTGATCGGCCTCATGATGGCCTTTACCGCCGTCATCAGGGGCAGGCTCTCCCGCGAGAACATACTGTTCGCAGTCCTGTGCATCTGGTGGTCCCTGCTGCTTCCGATTTTCATCAGTCACCACCTGTTCTGGGGCAGGACGGAACTGATCATGAGGATCGAACGGACCTGTCATTTCTTCTACGTGTATCTTCCCGCCCTGAACGTGCTCTATTTTTTTCGCATGACCGGGACCAGGAGCAGGGTGATGCTTCCCGCCGCATTTATCATCAGTTTTTTCCTCTCCCTGTCGACCCTGACGGACTATTACATCTATGGTCTTTACGTTTACTCGTGGGGCTATATGGCCAAGGGCGGCGTCATGCTGCAGGCGTTCGGACTCTATTCGGCGGTGGTGGTGGCCTATTTTATCGTATTTTTCTTCCGCAAGATCAGGACCGAAAAGAACCAGATCATACGTCTCAAGCTCATCTATATCCTGCTTTCCTTTATATTGACGGGGCTGCTCACTCTATCCAATCTGCCCGCCATGAACGGCATCGATTTTTACCCCCTGGGGAACCTGATGTTCCTCCCGTTGGCCTTTCTCGGGTATGGCGTCCTGAGTAACCGTCTGCTGGACATCAGGAGCGTGCTCCATGTATCCCTGATCTGGGGCGCCATGTCGTCCCTGATCCTGATTCCCAACATCGCGCTTTATTACTTCGCCTATTATTTCATGGGCAGGATTGGGGCTGTGTACCAGTTCATGATCGGGGCCGCCTGGTTCATCGGCAACTATTATTATTTCAGGAGGGTGCAGCCTCTTATAGACCAGCTGTTCAATAGGCGCAAGTACAACCTCGGCGCCATCGAATCGGCCTTCATTGACAGCATATCCACCCTGAAAACGCTGGATGAGCTGGTCGGCCAGTTTACTGACCTCATCAGGAAAACCCTGTCATTCAAAAGAGCCGACATGTTCCTCTGCCGGCTGGATGAATCGGCCTTTGCCGATTCGGGCATGAAGACGTGCAGTCTCGATCCGGCACTGGAGACGTGGTTCGTCGATGCGAACCACCTGGTTGACAGGGCACTTGTGGAGGTCAAGGCGGATTACGCTGTGCGGGACAGCCTCCTCGGCCTTTTCAGGGAACTGGACGCCATGTACCTGGTTCCCTTTGTGCAGAAGGGAAGACTCCTGACATTGCTGGCCCTGCCGGAAAAGCAGAATTTAAGACAGCTCACGGCCTACGAGGTGCGCTTCATCAACAATGTCAGGGCCGCGGCCGTCATAGCGATGGACAACTCCGTCATGTACAGCAGCCTCACCATGCTGACGGAGCGCCTTGAGCACAAGGTCGAGGAGCGCACCGCGGAGCTGAAAAAGGCCATGAACGCCCTCTGGGGCGAGATGGAGCTGGCGAAAAAGATCCAGACGATCCTGCTGCCGCGCTCGCCGGCCATACCGGGTTTCGAGATCGCGGCATACATGCGGCCTGCCGACCAGGTCGGGGGCGACTATTACGACATCATTAACGCCGAGGGGCTCGACTGGATCGTTATCGGCGATGTTTCCGGCCATGGCGTGCCCGCCGGCCTCATCATGATGATGGTGCAAACGGCTATCCACACGGCCATCGGCGGGAAGCCGAACCTGCGGCCGGACGCGCTCCTGAACCGCGTCAACAGCGTCATCACTGAGAACATCCGCAAACTGGACGAGGACCGCTACATGACCATAACCGTCATAGCCTGCCTGTCCCGGGGGCGGTTCATGTTTTCCGGCCAGCACCAGCACATCATGGTGTGTCGGGGCGCTTCGGGAGACGTCGAATTGATAGAGACGAACGGCATCTGGATCGGCATATCCGAGGATATGAAGCGTCCGGCCACCGGCGATTTCTCCATGGACGTCGGCGATACCCTGGTGCTCTACACCGACGGCGTCACCGACGCGTGGCGGCAGGGCTCTGC of Spirochaetota bacterium contains these proteins:
- a CDS encoding SpoIIE family protein phosphatase, which produces MDISFETRSLFIIPPLLSLVIGLMMAFTAVIRGRLSRENILFAVLCIWWSLLLPIFISHHLFWGRTELIMRIERTCHFFYVYLPALNVLYFFRMTGTRSRVMLPAAFIISFFLSLSTLTDYYIYGLYVYSWGYMAKGGVMLQAFGLYSAVVVAYFIVFFFRKIRTEKNQIIRLKLIYILLSFILTGLLTLSNLPAMNGIDFYPLGNLMFLPLAFLGYGVLSNRLLDIRSVLHVSLIWGAMSSLILIPNIALYYFAYYFMGRIGAVYQFMIGAAWFIGNYYYFRRVQPLIDQLFNRRKYNLGAIESAFIDSISTLKTLDELVGQFTDLIRKTLSFKRADMFLCRLDESAFADSGMKTCSLDPALETWFVDANHLVDRALVEVKADYAVRDSLLGLFRELDAMYLVPFVQKGRLLTLLALPEKQNLRQLTAYEVRFINNVRAAAVIAMDNSVMYSSLTMLTERLEHKVEERTAELKKAMNALWGEMELAKKIQTILLPRSPAIPGFEIAAYMRPADQVGGDYYDIINAEGLDWIVIGDVSGHGVPAGLIMMMVQTAIHTAIGGKPNLRPDALLNRVNSVITENIRKLDEDRYMTITVIACLSRGRFMFSGQHQHIMVCRGASGDVELIETNGIWIGISEDMKRPATGDFSMDVGDTLVLYTDGVTDAWRQGSARDVRDPAEDMFGLDRFRDIVRSLGSRGPDEIRDGVLAALKDYYFDDDVTMVIMKRVE